The region CTGGCGATCGCCGGCAGTTATCTGTCGCCCTGGTTGCACTATGTATTCAAGCCGCTGACCACGCTGTTGATCGTGGCGATGCTGCTCAGGCGCGGTGGCGAAGCCGAACCCGAGGCCGACCGAGGTCCGGGCTACCGGCGCGCGATCCTGGTCGGCCTGCTGCTGTCGACCCTGGGCGACGTGTTCCTGATGTTGCCGGGCGACTGGTTCGTGTTCGGGCTCGGCAGTTTTCTCTGCGCCCATATCGCCTACCTCGTGGGTTTGACCCGGCGCGCACCGTGGTTCGCCGCGGTCTGGCCGTTTCCGGCTTATGCCGCGCTCGCCGCGGCGGTGCTGTCGGTGCTGTGGCCGCATCTGCCGGGGGAACTGCGGGTTCCGGTGATCGTCTACGTGGTCGTGCTCGCGGCGATGGCGGCGCAGGCCGCCGCGGTGTGGCGCTGCCGCGCTTCGCGGGCGACCGCGCTGGCGGCCTTGGGCGGGGCGTTTTTCGTCGCCTCCGACGCGACCCTGGCCATCGACCGTTTCGCCGCACCGTTCGCGGCGTCGTCGCTGGCGGTGCTGGCGACCTACTGGATCGCCCAGACCCTGATCGCGCTGTCGGTCCGCCGCGGCTGATCGCGCTTTTGTTTTATCGCCCCGTAACCGGACCCGGGTCCGGGAATCGGTTTACTAAAGCCAGGGCGCGTGCTAAATCGCTGCGCATAGTCCGTCTGGAGTCCGTCATGCTTACAGGATGTAACCGCGCCGCCGCGGCGCTGCTGACCTTGCTGTTGTGTTCCTGCGCTTCGGCCGGGGTGCGTTTCGACGGCCAGTGGAGCTATCAGCAAAGCTGCGGCTGGAACCACACCGCCAACCTGGACCTGGCCGGTTCGGGCCCGTCCTACACCGGCAGTTGGGACGACGGCACCCGCGTCGGCGGCGACAGCGGCAAGCTCAAGGGCGAGCTGCGCGACGACAAGTTGTTCCTGCAGTTCTGCAGCGACACCGGCACGCCGGCCTGTCCGAGCTACGGCGAGGCTTCGGCCTATCTCGTGCGCGATAAGGCGACGGTGGTCTGGTACCGCAAGTTCGGCAGCGACTACAAACCGTATCTGACCTTGCACGAGGCCAAGGCTGGGCAGAAGGTGCCGAGCGACGACCAGTGCGCCGACGACGAAGCCAAAGACGACGAACCCAAAGACAACTGAGCCGCGGACCATCGAGTCCGAACAGACAGCGAAGCCGCGGGCGCTCCGGCCCGCGTCGCAGCAAGGAGGCTAGACCATGAACCAACCCGCACAGAACGACGCTGCGGCGACGCCGCCCGCCGCCCCGCCGCCGCGCGTCATGACCGACGACGAACGTCGCGCCATCGCCTATTTCGCCATCGGCGTGGGCTCCGAGGGCAGCATCGGCGGCCGCGACGTCTCCAATCACCTGTCCTTCGCCGGCAACACCGTCAATGGGGTGATGCAGCCGGTCGGCAACAGCGGCTATTCGATCGGCACCTTGCAGACCGACCTGGGCCAGCATCCGGACGTGGTGCCGTCGCTGGTCGACGCTTATCAAGGCTGGGCGCGTGCGAATCATCCCGAGCGCGTGCTCAGCGCCGCCGAACGCACCCAGACCATCGCCGACCTCGGCCGCAACGGCAACACCATCACCGCCCAGGGCGGGCGTGCGATGGACGCACGCATCGAAGGCAATCTCAACGAGTTCCTGCGTTCCGACGCCGGCGTCACCTACATCCACAACCGCGACGTCGCCCAGGCCAACGAACTGGTCAGCGGCGTCATGGCGCAGGTCAGCCAGACCGCGCTGTATCGCAACTCCACGCCTGACGACCAGGTGCGTCTGACCACGATGGTGGCCAAGGTCGAGAACCAGAGCGGCACGCGCTGGACCCCGGCGCTGCTGCGCGACATGAACAACGGCACTCACAACAATGTTGCCGACGTCAGCGGCGCGATCGATCGTTTATTGCCGAGGACCAGCGGCGACCGCGACTACATGGAGACCGGTCGCGACGCCGCGCTGCAGGGCGCGGAAGTGATGATCGCGCTGCGCAACGCCGACTCGCGCAGCCCGATGCACCAGACCTGGCAGGACGTGATGGCCAATCCCCTGGTGAATCCCAGCCAGACCGGTCAAGACGCCGCGCGCCCGCACCTGGCCGCCGAATACGACACCGCCAAGAACCTGTTCCTGCAGAAGGTCGAGGCCCCGGCCTTGATCCATGCGCTCGACCAGGGCGGGGCGTATGCCTATGGCCGTCCGCAACAGGAAGGCCAGGGCCGGGCGGGGCGGCCGACCGCCGGCCTGTACGCCTCCGGCAACGACTTCGTGGTCTGGAATCGCGACGGTAGCGGCCATTCCAATATCGGCGGCGTATGGGCGGACGTGGATCGCAACGAGTTGTCGCGGGTGCGCAATCGCGACGGCACTACCGACCTCAGTCAGACCCACAACGGCGCCACCACGCGCCTGCTGCATGTCGACCCGCATGCGCCGGTGCTACGCACCACGCCCGATCCGGCTCTGCAGCCTGCTCCGCAGCAGCCTGCTACCCAACAGCCCGGTGCGCAGACGCCGGCCACGCAGACGCCGGGCGTGCAGGTGCCGGAGGTTCAGCCGCAGGCGACCCAGCCGCATGCGAACGCGAGCGGACGTGCCGGGCCGGAAGATCCGTTGGTGCAGCAGGCGCGGGCCCAGGTCAATCAACTCGATGCCCGGCTCGGACGCACGCCGGACCAAACCAGCGAATGCATGATCTTCAGCGTCGCCTGTCTTGCCCGCCAGAACGGCTTCGAGCGCATCGACGGCGTGTTCCTGAGCCAACAGACCGAAACCCAACGGGCCGGGCAGAACGTGTTCGTGGTGCAGGGGGCGGCCAACGATCCGGCCAGCCTGCGCGCGCACATGCCGACCGCCGACGCGACCAATACGCCGGTGCAGGATTCGCAGCAGCGCCTGAGCCAGCTCGGCCCGCAGCAGGCGGCGCAACAGGAACAGCAGCAACACACGCAGCAGCAGTCGTTGCCGCCGCACGCGCGGGGCATGTAAGCCCCGCTGCGGGCGGTACCGCCGTCGCCTGGTGCGACGGCGCGGCGGTTACTACGGTTTTGCGGCTTCCGGCGCCGCCTTCGCGTCGGACGAGACCGCGTCGCGGGCTTTGTTCCACCAGCTTCCGGCGACTTCGCGGGCCTTGCCGGCGCCGTCCTTGACCGACTCGTTCAAAGGCTTCCAGGCCTGCTCCTCGGCGAAGCGCGTGGTGGTGCGCAGCACGTCCGGCCCTTCCTGCTTGACCGCTTCCCAGGTCAGCACCGCGATCAGCCGCGGCATGAAGACGAAGGAATCGACGTCGCCGCCCTTGGCTTCGACCTTGGCGATGAAACGCGCGAGTTCCTTGCGCACCGGCTCGGGGGCGCTCGGGTCCTGGCTCATGCGCTTGAGCGTGACCAGTCCGTCGCGGGTGCGGCCTTCCTGGAATGCCAGGCCGGCGCGCGGCAGCTCGCTCATCCACGGCTGCTTCAACAACTGCCCGAGCGCATCGATATGCACTTGCGCGCGGTCCCAGCGCTTTTCGGTGACCGCCAGATAGGTCAGCGCGGCGTGCAGGGTAATCACATGCGCGACTGGCGGCTGGTCCGTGCCGGGCGTCTGCGGCGCGGACCAGACTTTGTCGCTTTCGGCCTGGGCCAGTTGCGGCCATTCCAGACGCTGGAACACCACCGAGCGCAGCGAGTTCGCGGCGACGCGATCGAAGCTGCCGCAGTTGCGCGCCTCGACGATGTCGCTTTCGGCCAGGGCGATCGTGCTCTTGTCGGCGACCAGCGCGCCGTAAGCGAGCAGCACGTGCATGGCGCAGTAGTCGGCTTCGTCGAATTCGACCGGCGGCGCCTTGCCACTCCATTCCATGCCCTTGCGATAGGCGCCGATCGCGCCCGGCAAGCCGCTCTCGGACAGACGCCGATATTGGGTATAGGCCAGGCCGTCGCGCAGCTCGAGCAACTGCTCGTTCTCGCTCTTGCTGCTGCAGGCGGCGAGGGCGGCGATCAACAACAGACACGACACCCGGCGCATGGCCGGGCGATGATGGGATGGCATGGTTCCCCTCCTTGGGTGAGGTCTGCGAAGTCGCAGCGATTCAGTCGTTGCGTCGGGCCAGGGCTTCGCCCAGGCGCACCGCGGTTTCCGCGCCGAGGCCGTCGGCCAGGTTCGCCACGCCCGGCGGCAACAGCACGATCACGGTCGAGCCGTAATTGAAGCGGGCCATTTCGGCGAAACGTTCGAGCGCGATGCCCTTGCCGCGATAGTCCTTGTGCTGGACGCGATCGCCGTAGCGCGGGATCTCGACTCCGCTCCAGACCGTTTCCACGCCCGAGACCAACAGCGCGCCGACCATGACCATCGCCATCGGCCCGAAGTCGGTATCGAAGTGGCAGACCAGGCGCTCGTTGCGGGCGAACAGGCGCGGCACGTTGCGCACCGCGTCCGGGCCGACGCTGAACAAGCGGCCCGGCACGTGCACGGTTTCGCGCAGGGTGCCCGCCCAGGGCATGTGCACGCGGTGATAGTCCTTCGGCGACAGATAGACCGTGGCGAACACGCCGTCGCGGAACGGCGCGGCCGCGGCTTCGTCGCCGCCGAGCAGTTCGGTCGCGGTGAACGACTGGCCCTTGGCCTGGAAGATCTCGCCGGCGCGGATCGGCCCGCACTGGCTGATACGGCCGTCGGCCGGCATCAACAAAGTGCGCGGATCGGCCTCGGGCACGCGCGCGCCGGGCTTGAGCGCGCGGGTGAAGAAGGCGTTGAAAGTCGGATAGGCCTGCGGATCGGGCTCGGCGGCTTCGCCGAGATTCACGCCGAACTTGCGCGTGACCGTATCGATCAGCCACTGCTTGACGCGTGGATTGGAGGAATAGGCCAGCGAGCGCGCGATCGAGGACAGCGCGCGGTGCGGCAGGGCATAGGTCAGGGTGGTGACGAGACTCACGGGGTCTTGGCTTCGGTCAGTGCGGCGAGGTCGGCGGCGATGGCGTTCGGGTCCAGCGGCGGTCGGATCAGGCCGGCCATGCGGCCCTGCGGGTCGAGCACGGCCATGCTGGCGCTGTGGTCCATCGTGTACTGGTCGGCGGGCGCGCCGTCGGGCGCCGGCACCTTGCCGAACACCATGCCGAGCGACTTGGTGAAGGTCTCCAGCGCCGGGATGTCGGCGGTTGCCGCCAGGGTGTCCTTGTGGAAGCCATGGGCGTATTCGCCGATGCGGTCGGGCGGATCGCGCTCCGGGTCGACCGAGACGAACAACACCCGCGGGCGGGTGGATTCGGGAATCGAGTCCCACTGCTTCTGCGCCACTGACAGCTCGGCCAGGGTGGTCGGGCAGACGTCGGGGCAGTGGGTGAAGCCGAGGAAGACCAGAGTCCAGTGGCCCTTGAGTTCGCCGGGAATGAGCTGGGTGCCGTCGGACTGGCGCAGCGAGAACGCGGGCAGGGTGCGCGGCGGCTCGAACAGGCGCACCGCCTTGGTCTGCGGCCAGGGCGAATGGCGGACGCTGCCGAAGTACTGCCTGGAGGCCCACAGGCCGGCCGCGGCGGCGAGCGCGGCGACCAGGATGATGGCGGTGGTGCGATTGAACATGGCGATTCCGTCTGTTGCGCCGGGGGATGATACCGGGCGGGGAGCGGGCTGGTTTGTCGAGGGCCGGCGAGGGGCTGGGAGTCGGGAACCAGGGGCGGAGGGAGCGGGAGCTAAGGGGGGCAGGGGGGGCTCTTGCTCTTGCCGAACCCCGAGTCCCGAGTCCCCAGAGCCCCGGGAGAGTCCCGAGCCCCAAGCCCACCCGCTATACTGCGCGCCTTGTTTTGCCCTGGACCCGCCGTGCCCGCTTCCGCCTCCTTCGAACAGCTGACCCTCGTCGACCTGATCCGCTACGGCGCCAGCCGCTTCGGCGCGGCCGGGCTGACCTTCGGCCACAGCTACGACAACGCGCTCGACGAGGCCACCCAGTTGGTCCTGCATGCGCTGCACCTGCCGCACGACCTGAGCCCGGTCTACGGCGCCGGCCGCGTGACCAGCGAAGAAAAGGCCAAGGTGCTGGAACTGTTCGAACGCCGCGTCAACGAGCGCATTCCGGCCGCCTATCTGACCGGCGAGGCCTGGTTCGCCGGCCTGAGCTTCAAGAGCGACCGCCGCGCCCTGGTGCCGCGTTCGCCGATCGCCGAATTGATCGAGTCGGGCTTCGAGCCCTGGCTCGGCGGCCGCGAGGTCGAGCGCGCGCTCGATCTGTGCACCGGTTCGGGCTGCATCGCCATCGCCACAGCGCATTACCACCCCGATTGGCAGGTGGTCGGCGCGGACATCAACGACGACGCGCTGTCGCTGGCCACCGAGAACAAGGCCCGCCTGCACGCCGACAATGTCGAGCTGCGCAAGTCCGATCTGTTCAAGGGGCTGCAGGGCGAGGTCTTCGATCTGATCGTGACCAATCCGCCCTACGTCACCAACGACGAGACCGACGCGCTGCCGAAGGAATACTCCTACGAGCCGGAGCTCGGTCTGCGCGCCGGCGACGACGGCCTGGACCTGGCGCTGAAGATCCTGCGCGACGCGCCCGATCACCTCAGCGAGCACGGTCTGCTGATCTGCGAAGTCGGCGAGGCCGAACGCGCCCTGGTCGAGCTGCTGCCGCAATTGCCGCTGGCCTGGGTCGAGTTCAAGGTCGGCCAAATGGGCATCTTCGTGGCCGAGCGCCACGACCTCGTCGAACACCACGACGACATCAAACGACTCGCCGACGCGCGCGGCTGAGCGTGCGTCGGCGGCCGGTGGCGGGCGACGCGACGCGTCCCCGCAGCGCCTGAACGCTGATCCAGCACGCATCAGGCGCCAGACCGACCGGAATCCGCAAGCGCCCCGCGGCGTCTGCGTTGGTTCGTGCAGGCGCGCGGATACTCCGGCGTAGGGTCGCCGGTCACCTCGCCGACCACTGCGCCGTACTGCGGCCTCGCTCATCGTTGCAGCGGAAACCTGCGCCGTCGGCTATGGTGGACGACGTAGGTCGCGTCGGCAGTTCGCGCGAGATCGGTGTCTACGACACACGCCACAGCATCGGTTTTTCCTCACATTCGGGGGAATTCGAGATGAGGCGCGAGTCGCAGGCGATGCGTGTCGCCGTCGCATGCCCGCGCGGTCGGCCGGCATAGAATCCGCTGTCCTCGACGCCGTCGCCCTGCGATTCGCGAAGCCGCGCGTCACCGCTGCGTCATACCATCGGCGTAGGCAGGTGGCTGCGTCCGGCGCGCATCGCGATGGCGTCGGCGCAAGACGCACCCCTGCCGCCGCGCATCGGCACGGGCGCTTCGCGCAAGCGACGCTCGCACCGACTCCGCGCACCCCCCACGCCGGACGAGACCGGCACGCATCAGGACTTCGATCAGTGGCCAGCAACAGCTTTGGAAAGCTTTTCACGGTGACGACCTTCGGCGAGAGCCACGGTCCGGCGATCGGTTGCGTGATCGACGGCTGCCCGCCGGGCCTGGAAATCGCGCCGGAAGAATTCCGCCGCGACCTCGACCGCCGCGCCACCGGGCGCACCCGCCACACTTCGCAGCGCCAGGAAAGCGACGACATCGAGATTCTCAGCGGCGTCTACCAGGGCCGCACCACCGGCACGCCGATCGCCCTGGTCATCCGCAACACCGACGCCCGCAGCAAGGACTACGGCTCGATCGCCGAACAGTTCCGCCCCGGCCACGCCGACTACACCTATTGGCAGAAGTACGGCCTGCGCGATCCGCGCGGCGGCGGGCGTTCGTCGGCGCGCGAAACCACCATGCGCGTCGCCGCCGGCGTGATCGCCAAGAAGTGGCTGGCCGAGCGCTATGGCGTGACCGTGCGCGGTTTCATGTCGCAGATCGGCGAAATCGTGCCGAACGCCTATGACTTGTCGGCGGTCGAGGAAAACCCGTTCTTCTGGCCCGCCGCCGACCAGGTCGGCGAGCTGGAAACCTACATGGACGCGCTGCGCAAGTCCGGCGACTCGGTCGGCGCGCGCGTCGACGTGGTCGCCGACGGCCTGCCGCCGGGCTGGGGCGAGCCGATCTACGGCAAGCTCGACGGCGACCTCGCCGCGGCCCTGATGAGCATCAACGCGGTCAAGGGCGTGGAGATCGGCGACGGCTTCGCGGTCGTGGCGTCCAAGGGCAGCGAGCATCGCGACCAGCTCTCGCG is a window of Lysobacter antibioticus DNA encoding:
- a CDS encoding lysoplasmalogenase, yielding MNTTAAGSASNRNPWLAAIALSAALAIAGSYLSPWLHYVFKPLTTLLIVAMLLRRGGEAEPEADRGPGYRRAILVGLLLSTLGDVFLMLPGDWFVFGLGSFLCAHIAYLVGLTRRAPWFAAVWPFPAYAALAAAVLSVLWPHLPGELRVPVIVYVVVLAAMAAQAAAVWRCRASRATALAALGGAFFVASDATLAIDRFAAPFAASSLAVLATYWIAQTLIALSVRRG
- a CDS encoding XVIPCD domain-containing protein, producing the protein MNQPAQNDAAATPPAAPPPRVMTDDERRAIAYFAIGVGSEGSIGGRDVSNHLSFAGNTVNGVMQPVGNSGYSIGTLQTDLGQHPDVVPSLVDAYQGWARANHPERVLSAAERTQTIADLGRNGNTITAQGGRAMDARIEGNLNEFLRSDAGVTYIHNRDVAQANELVSGVMAQVSQTALYRNSTPDDQVRLTTMVAKVENQSGTRWTPALLRDMNNGTHNNVADVSGAIDRLLPRTSGDRDYMETGRDAALQGAEVMIALRNADSRSPMHQTWQDVMANPLVNPSQTGQDAARPHLAAEYDTAKNLFLQKVEAPALIHALDQGGAYAYGRPQQEGQGRAGRPTAGLYASGNDFVVWNRDGSGHSNIGGVWADVDRNELSRVRNRDGTTDLSQTHNGATTRLLHVDPHAPVLRTTPDPALQPAPQQPATQQPGAQTPATQTPGVQVPEVQPQATQPHANASGRAGPEDPLVQQARAQVNQLDARLGRTPDQTSECMIFSVACLARQNGFERIDGVFLSQQTETQRAGQNVFVVQGAANDPASLRAHMPTADATNTPVQDSQQRLSQLGPQQAAQQEQQQHTQQQSLPPHARGM
- the asd gene encoding archaetidylserine decarboxylase (Phosphatidylserine decarboxylase is synthesized as a single chain precursor. Generation of the pyruvoyl active site from a Ser is coupled to cleavage of a Gly-Ser bond between the larger (beta) and smaller (alpha chains). It is an integral membrane protein.), with amino-acid sequence MSLVTTLTYALPHRALSSIARSLAYSSNPRVKQWLIDTVTRKFGVNLGEAAEPDPQAYPTFNAFFTRALKPGARVPEADPRTLLMPADGRISQCGPIRAGEIFQAKGQSFTATELLGGDEAAAAPFRDGVFATVYLSPKDYHRVHMPWAGTLRETVHVPGRLFSVGPDAVRNVPRLFARNERLVCHFDTDFGPMAMVMVGALLVSGVETVWSGVEIPRYGDRVQHKDYRGKGIALERFAEMARFNYGSTVIVLLPPGVANLADGLGAETAVRLGEALARRND
- a CDS encoding SCO family protein, whose product is MFNRTTAIILVAALAAAAGLWASRQYFGSVRHSPWPQTKAVRLFEPPRTLPAFSLRQSDGTQLIPGELKGHWTLVFLGFTHCPDVCPTTLAELSVAQKQWDSIPESTRPRVLFVSVDPERDPPDRIGEYAHGFHKDTLAATADIPALETFTKSLGMVFGKVPAPDGAPADQYTMDHSASMAVLDPQGRMAGLIRPPLDPNAIAADLAALTEAKTP
- the prmB gene encoding 50S ribosomal protein L3 N(5)-glutamine methyltransferase translates to MPASASFEQLTLVDLIRYGASRFGAAGLTFGHSYDNALDEATQLVLHALHLPHDLSPVYGAGRVTSEEKAKVLELFERRVNERIPAAYLTGEAWFAGLSFKSDRRALVPRSPIAELIESGFEPWLGGREVERALDLCTGSGCIAIATAHYHPDWQVVGADINDDALSLATENKARLHADNVELRKSDLFKGLQGEVFDLIVTNPPYVTNDETDALPKEYSYEPELGLRAGDDGLDLALKILRDAPDHLSEHGLLICEVGEAERALVELLPQLPLAWVEFKVGQMGIFVAERHDLVEHHDDIKRLADARG
- the aroC gene encoding chorismate synthase — its product is MASNSFGKLFTVTTFGESHGPAIGCVIDGCPPGLEIAPEEFRRDLDRRATGRTRHTSQRQESDDIEILSGVYQGRTTGTPIALVIRNTDARSKDYGSIAEQFRPGHADYTYWQKYGLRDPRGGGRSSARETTMRVAAGVIAKKWLAERYGVTVRGFMSQIGEIVPNAYDLSAVEENPFFWPAADQVGELETYMDALRKSGDSVGARVDVVADGLPPGWGEPIYGKLDGDLAAALMSINAVKGVEIGDGFAVVASKGSEHRDQLSRSGFASNHAGGILGGISTGQQLRCSTAFKPTSSLRLPVRSVDIHGNEVEVVTTGRHDPCVGIRATPICEAMVALVLVDQALRHRAQCGDVGVVSPRIPAQLELDADA